Proteins from a single region of Methanotorris igneus Kol 5:
- a CDS encoding DNA-directed RNA polymerase subunit L, with protein sequence MDKKMVKILEKKENLIEVELLNEDHSLCNVLKDILLNKDGVLMASYSIDHPVLDPNTGRYISNPKLLVKTKEGINAEEVLKEALKDLIKMCDELLQNIN encoded by the coding sequence ATGGACAAAAAAATGGTAAAAATTTTAGAAAAAAAAGAAAATTTAATAGAAGTTGAGTTGTTAAATGAAGACCACTCATTGTGTAATGTGTTAAAGGATATTTTGCTAAATAAAGATGGTGTTTTGATGGCCTCCTATTCAATAGACCACCCAGTTTTAGACCCCAACACCGGAAGATATATATCAAACCCAAAGTTATTGGTTAAGACCAAAGAAGGTATTAATGCAGAAGAAGTTTTAAAAGAGGCACTAAAGGATTTAATAAAGATGTGTGACGAATTATTACAGAACATAAACTAA
- a CDS encoding 50S ribosomal protein L1, with protein sequence MDREKILQAVKEARRLAKPRNFTQSFDLVVNLKELDLSRPENRLKEEVVLPHGRGKEAKIAVIAKGDLAAQAEELGLTVIREEELEELGKDKRKARKVANAHDFFIAQADMMPLVGRYLGPILGPRGKMPKPVPANINLKPLVERLKKTVVVNTRDKPIFHVLVGNEKMSDEQVAENIEAILNTVAKKYEKGLYHVKSAYVKLTMGPAVKIEK encoded by the coding sequence ATGGACAGAGAAAAGATATTGCAAGCAGTGAAGGAGGCTCGCCGCCTTGCGAAGCCGCGAAACTTCACACAGTCATTCGACTTAGTAGTGAACCTCAAGGAATTGGACCTATCAAGGCCAGAGAACAGGTTAAAAGAAGAAGTAGTATTGCCTCATGGAAGAGGTAAAGAAGCAAAAATCGCGGTTATCGCAAAAGGGGATTTGGCGGCTCAGGCAGAAGAATTAGGTTTAACTGTTATTAGAGAAGAGGAATTAGAAGAATTAGGTAAAGACAAAAGAAAAGCAAGAAAGGTTGCAAATGCTCATGATTTCTTCATAGCTCAGGCGGACATGATGCCTTTGGTTGGTAGATACCTTGGTCCAATATTAGGTCCAAGAGGGAAGATGCCAAAACCAGTTCCTGCAAATATCAATTTAAAGCCATTAGTTGAAAGACTTAAAAAGACAGTTGTTGTAAACACAAGAGATAAACCAATATTCCATGTTTTAGTCGGTAATGAAAAGATGAGTGATGAACAAGTTGCTGAAAATATCGAGGCCATATTAAACACAGTCGCTAAGAAATACGAGAAGGGGCTTTACCACGTTAAAAGTGCATATGTAAAACTCACAATGGGGCCAGCAGTTAAAATAGAAAAATAA
- a CDS encoding 50S ribosomal protein L10, translating to MTSAVATQRKIAPWKIEEVKTLKELLKSKPVVAIVDMMEVPARQLQEIRDKIRGKMILRMSRNSLIIRAIKEVAEETNNPEFAKLADYVEKGAAILVTDMNPFKLFKELEASKTPAPIKGGAIAPCDIKVQKGSTGMPPGPFLGELKSVGIPAAIEKGKIVIKEDKVVVKAGEVVSHKLATILSTLGIKPIKVGLNLLAAYEDGIIYTPDVLKIDEEEFISKIQNAYMHAVNLSVNAAIPTKATIEMLIQKAFLNARAVSVESAFLTDKTASDIIGKAYAQMLALAGKLSDDALDDDLRERLSASASAAAPAPAAEEKKEEEKKEEKKDDTATAAAGLALLF from the coding sequence ATGACATCAGCAGTAGCAACACAACGTAAAATTGCCCCTTGGAAAATTGAGGAGGTAAAGACATTAAAGGAACTCCTCAAAAGTAAACCTGTCGTAGCAATAGTTGACATGATGGAAGTTCCTGCAAGACAGCTCCAAGAGATTAGAGATAAGATTAGAGGAAAGATGATTTTAAGAATGTCAAGAAACTCACTAATCATAAGAGCAATCAAAGAAGTTGCTGAAGAAACAAACAATCCTGAATTTGCTAAACTCGCTGACTATGTTGAGAAAGGGGCAGCAATCCTTGTTACAGATATGAACCCATTCAAGTTATTCAAAGAATTAGAAGCAAGTAAAACACCTGCTCCTATAAAAGGAGGAGCAATCGCACCTTGTGACATTAAAGTCCAAAAAGGTTCAACAGGGATGCCTCCAGGTCCATTCCTTGGAGAGCTTAAAAGTGTAGGTATTCCAGCAGCAATTGAAAAAGGTAAAATTGTAATTAAAGAAGATAAAGTTGTTGTTAAAGCAGGAGAAGTTGTTTCACACAAACTTGCTACAATTCTCTCCACATTAGGAATTAAACCAATAAAAGTTGGGTTAAACTTACTCGCTGCTTACGAAGATGGAATTATCTACACACCAGATGTATTGAAAATCGACGAAGAAGAATTCATTTCAAAAATACAAAATGCATACATGCATGCAGTCAACTTATCAGTTAATGCAGCAATTCCAACAAAAGCAACAATCGAAATGCTCATTCAAAAAGCATTCCTCAATGCAAGAGCAGTGTCTGTTGAAAGTGCATTCCTCACAGATAAAACAGCAAGTGACATTATTGGTAAAGCATACGCACAAATGTTGGCTCTTGCTGGAAAACTTAGTGATGATGCATTAGATGACGACTTAAGAGAAAGACTATCGGCAAGTGCAAGTGCTGCTGCTCCAGCTCCAGCAGCAGAAGAGAAAAAAGAAGAAGAGAAAAAAGAAGAGAAGAAAGATGACACCGCAACGGCAGCAGCAGGTTTAGCATTGTTGTTCTAA
- the rpl12p gene encoding 50S ribosomal protein P1 has product MEYVYAALLLHAAGKEITEDAVKAVLSAAGVEVDEARVKALVAALEGVNIDEAIENAAMPVAAAAPAAAAAPAAEEKKEEEKKEEKKDDTAAAAAGLAALFG; this is encoded by the coding sequence ATGGAATACGTATACGCAGCATTATTATTACACGCTGCTGGAAAAGAAATTACAGAAGATGCTGTCAAAGCAGTTTTAAGTGCAGCAGGTGTTGAAGTCGATGAGGCAAGAGTCAAAGCATTAGTTGCTGCATTAGAAGGAGTAAACATTGACGAAGCTATCGAAAACGCTGCAATGCCGGTTGCTGCTGCAGCTCCAGCTGCTGCTGCAGCTCCAGCAGCAGAAGAGAAAAAAGAAGAAGAGAAAAAAGAAGAGAAGAAAGATGACACAGCAGCTGCTGCAGCTGGACTTGCTGCATTGTTCGGATAA
- a CDS encoding TATA-box-binding protein: MEPKIKIVNVVVSTQIGSDIDLEEAALILDNAEYEPEQFPGLVCRLSDPKVALLIFRSGKVNCTGAKSKEEAEVAIKKIIKELKDAGMDIIDNPEVKVQNMVATADLGIEPNLDDIALMIEGTEYEPEQFPGLVYRLDDPKVVVLIFGSGKVVITGLKREEDAEIALNKILETLREIEEII, translated from the coding sequence ATGGAGCCAAAAATAAAAATTGTTAATGTTGTTGTCTCCACACAAATAGGCAGCGATATTGATTTAGAAGAGGCAGCATTGATATTAGACAACGCAGAATACGAACCAGAACAATTCCCAGGATTAGTTTGTAGATTATCAGATCCAAAAGTAGCTTTATTAATATTTAGAAGTGGTAAAGTAAATTGTACGGGGGCTAAAAGTAAAGAGGAGGCAGAAGTGGCAATTAAAAAGATAATTAAAGAGCTAAAGGATGCGGGGATGGATATAATCGATAATCCAGAAGTAAAAGTTCAGAACATGGTTGCTACTGCTGATTTGGGAATTGAACCTAACTTAGATGATATAGCATTGATGATTGAGGGTACTGAATATGAGCCAGAACAATTCCCAGGATTAGTTTATAGGTTAGACGATCCTAAAGTCGTGGTCTTAATATTTGGTAGTGGTAAAGTAGTTATAACTGGATTAAAAAGAGAAGAAGATGCAGAGATTGCATTAAATAAAATATTAGAAACTTTAAGAGAAATTGAAGAAATAATATAA
- the hisH gene encoding imidazole glycerol phosphate synthase subunit HisH: protein MIAIIDYNAGNLRSIKKAVELYEKNVVITNDKEEILSADKVILPGVGNFGDAMKNLENLKDAIYAIVKEGVPFLGICLGMQLLLEESEECKDTKGLGIIKGNVIKFKNVDKIPHMGWNNVKKVRDIPLFENIKDNEYFYFVHSYYVNPTEKDVIAGTCDYGVEFPCVINKDNVYATQFHPEKSGKVGLKMIENFVELI from the coding sequence ATGATAGCAATAATCGACTACAATGCTGGAAATTTGAGGAGTATTAAAAAAGCCGTTGAATTATATGAGAAAAATGTGGTAATTACAAATGATAAGGAAGAAATTCTAAGTGCTGATAAAGTAATTCTTCCTGGTGTTGGTAACTTTGGAGATGCAATGAAAAATTTGGAAAATTTAAAGGATGCAATCTATGCCATTGTAAAAGAGGGTGTTCCATTTTTAGGTATTTGTTTGGGAATGCAGTTGCTCTTAGAGGAAAGTGAGGAATGTAAAGATACAAAAGGTCTTGGTATTATAAAGGGGAATGTGATAAAATTTAAAAATGTCGATAAAATACCACACATGGGATGGAACAACGTAAAAAAAGTAAGAGACATTCCTTTATTTGAAAATATAAAAGATAATGAATACTTCTACTTTGTGCATTCCTACTATGTGAATCCAACAGAGAAAGATGTGATAGCAGGGACATGCGATTATGGCGTAGAGTTCCCATGTGTTATTAATAAAGATAACGTTTATGCCACCCAATTCCACCCAGAAAAAAGCGGAAAAGTTGGATTGAAGATGATAGAAAATTTTGTTGAATTGATCTAA
- a CDS encoding PHP-associated domain-containing protein, translating to MRADLHIHSKYSGIMKYMGLKFPDSVEEPRRIMKYAKKNKIDVIAVTDHNTIRGGIETKKLEKEFGVEVIVGSEIMSKDGEIIGLFLNEEIQSGLSAEETIEKIHEQGGLAIAPHPYSPICKALNDKIFDLKLDGVEVFNAYHRDGIVNNIALEKVTKNYHKKPVAFIGSSDAHLAKMIGNGYTNFEGNCADDLYEAIIRRKTSFGGHPTPLSDIILWSYNIVYVSEKALIKSMMFKNPTLNIRFHKKLLAMFGGLIYIATPLPLIAGILGNFYLKRKAKSKLKENNLIE from the coding sequence ATGAGGGCAGATTTGCATATACATTCAAAATATTCTGGAATAATGAAATATATGGGGTTAAAGTTTCCAGATTCTGTTGAAGAGCCGAGAAGAATTATGAAATATGCCAAAAAAAATAAAATAGATGTTATTGCAGTTACAGACCACAACACAATAAGAGGTGGCATTGAGACAAAAAAACTTGAAAAAGAGTTTGGTGTTGAGGTTATTGTAGGTAGCGAAATCATGTCAAAAGATGGGGAGATTATTGGATTGTTTTTAAATGAAGAAATACAGAGCGGATTATCTGCTGAAGAAACAATAGAAAAGATTCATGAGCAAGGAGGGTTGGCAATTGCTCCCCATCCATATAGTCCTATTTGTAAGGCATTAAACGACAAAATTTTTGATCTGAAATTGGATGGTGTTGAGGTTTTTAATGCATATCATAGAGACGGTATTGTGAATAACATTGCGTTGGAAAAGGTCACTAAAAACTACCATAAAAAGCCTGTGGCATTTATAGGAAGTAGTGATGCCCATCTTGCCAAAATGATTGGGAATGGATATACTAACTTTGAAGGAAATTGTGCAGATGATTTATATGAGGCAATAATTAGGAGAAAAACATCCTTTGGAGGACATCCAACGCCACTATCTGACATTATACTGTGGAGTTACAATATCGTCTATGTGTCAGAAAAAGCCCTAATAAAATCCATGATGTTTAAGAATCCAACGTTGAATATAAGATTTCACAAAAAACTCCTTGCAATGTTTGGAGGTTTAATCTATATTGCGACTCCTTTGCCATTAATTGCTGGTATTTTAGGAAACTTTTATCTAAAAAGAAAAGCAAAGAGCAAATTAAAAGAGAATAATTTAATTGAATGA
- a CDS encoding bifunctional ADP-dependent NAD(P)H-hydrate dehydratase/NAD(P)H-hydrate epimerase — MDNLELFKILTKKIKEKDIISPKEMEIIDNNCEYLGISRILLMENAGKCVAEEVNKFKVELGEVPIFIFCGTGNNGGDGFAAARHLGNCSVILLGKEENIKTYEARENFKILKNLAEFGDISIKNVTHQNEILEILNEIENLDKAIIVDAMLGTGIRGELREPYKTVVEKLNEIKKKNDNIKIISVDVETGDLNADKVITFHKRKTINKENAIVKPIGIPKEAEYIVGWGDLKALSKRDPNSHKGENGKVLVIGGSKEFFGAPILTALAALKIADLVAVASVKDVVKKITNPELITYKLKGDYIGEKCIDKLIEISKKFDCIVLGNGLGVNEETKAFVNGFLERIGNKKVVIDADAIKVIEYEGFEFRENFIFTPHRREFEYMGINLDNLPSSTIVLKGRYDVIFNKNNVKINKTGNSGMTVGGTGDILCGIIGGLYAKNEAFLSACCGCFINGYAGDLLLKEKGYYYTPIDIIEKIPHVLKLFG; from the coding sequence ATGGACAATTTAGAACTTTTTAAAATCTTAACTAAAAAAATAAAAGAAAAAGACATCATTTCTCCAAAAGAAATGGAAATAATTGACAACAACTGTGAATATCTTGGAATTTCAAGAATATTGTTGATGGAAAATGCTGGGAAATGTGTGGCTGAGGAAGTTAATAAATTTAAAGTAGAGTTGGGAGAAGTGCCTATATTCATCTTCTGTGGAACTGGAAACAATGGTGGAGATGGATTCGCCGCTGCAAGGCACTTGGGCAATTGCAGTGTTATACTCCTTGGCAAGGAAGAAAATATAAAAACTTATGAGGCGAGAGAAAACTTCAAAATTTTAAAAAATCTTGCTGAATTTGGGGATATCAGTATTAAAAATGTCACACATCAAAATGAAATTCTTGAGATTTTAAATGAAATAGAAAATTTAGATAAAGCCATCATTGTTGATGCAATGCTCGGAACTGGAATTAGAGGAGAACTTAGGGAGCCATACAAAACAGTGGTAGAGAAATTAAATGAGATAAAGAAAAAGAATGACAACATAAAAATCATAAGCGTTGATGTTGAAACTGGAGATCTAAATGCTGATAAAGTTATTACTTTCCACAAAAGAAAAACTATAAACAAAGAAAACGCTATTGTAAAACCAATAGGCATCCCAAAAGAGGCAGAATATATAGTAGGTTGGGGAGATTTAAAGGCACTATCAAAAAGAGACCCAAATTCTCACAAAGGGGAAAATGGGAAAGTTTTGGTTATTGGAGGTTCAAAGGAGTTCTTTGGGGCACCAATTTTAACAGCATTAGCGGCATTAAAAATTGCGGATCTCGTTGCTGTGGCATCGGTAAAGGATGTTGTTAAAAAGATAACCAATCCAGAATTGATAACATACAAATTGAAGGGGGATTACATTGGAGAAAAATGCATAGACAAATTAATAGAAATTTCTAAAAAATTTGACTGCATAGTTTTAGGGAATGGACTTGGGGTTAATGAAGAAACTAAAGCATTTGTAAATGGATTTTTGGAGAGAATAGGCAATAAAAAGGTTGTTATTGATGCAGATGCTATAAAGGTTATTGAGTATGAGGGATTTGAATTTAGAGAGAATTTTATATTTACTCCACATAGAAGAGAGTTTGAATACATGGGAATAAATCTTGATAACCTCCCATCTTCAACTATTGTGTTAAAAGGAAGGTATGATGTAATATTCAACAAAAATAACGTAAAAATAAACAAAACTGGTAATAGTGGAATGACTGTTGGAGGGACTGGGGATATTTTATGTGGGATTATTGGGGGATTATATGCTAAAAATGAAGCTTTCCTATCTGCATGTTGTGGATGCTTTATAAATGGTTATGCTGGAGATTTGCTTTTGAAGGAGAAAGGATATTACTACACTCCAATAGACATTATTGAAAAAATTCCACATGTCTTAAAGTTATTTGGCTAA
- the acs gene encoding acetate--CoA ligase alpha subunit: MKNFDAIFNPKSIAIIGASKTEGKVGYSIMKNLMSFDGKLYPVNPKYDEISGLKCYKSVLDIDDEIDLAIVVVPAQAVPKVMEECGEKGVKGAVIISAGFSEVGNYELEEEVKKIIKKYNIATIGPNCLGIMNTYRNLNTTFGKLFPNKGNISIISQSGAVLTAILDISPLLNLGFSKIVSIGNKIDVQESDLMEYLMTDETTEVVVLYIEGLKDKRFLSVAKKLSKVKPIIALKSGRTEEGAKAASSHTGSLAGSDEIYSAAFREGGILRADTFEELVNLMHIFSTQPLMKFNEIGIVTNAGGFGVMAADMCKKYGVKLANFEEKTKEKLKEKLPKTATISNPLDIIGDADTERYKNAVSTLMEDKNVSGLLVILTPQEMTKPLEVAEEIVKLKEYYRENGIKKPIVTSFVGGASIKGAKSYLRKNGIPSYITPEAGIEALSYLYKYSKMKTKEDWDEYLEKIRKEFEEIKDNNKETIEKLFTNLNEYTAKKFLKLHGIPVPKGYIAKNKEEAIRYAKELGSRLVMKIVSPDILHKSDAGCVIINPQDVGKAYETIINNAKRYFEDHGIDGVIEGVLIEEFVDGLEIIVGGKRDEIFGPVVMTGLGGVFVEVLKDVSFGIYPITKEYAHEMLKELKSYKILEGVRGRPKRDIKSIVDLIVKLGVMMELYDEIKEIDMNPVFVKEDGKGCCVGDALIILKK, encoded by the coding sequence ATGAAAAATTTTGACGCGATTTTTAATCCAAAATCAATTGCTATCATAGGAGCATCAAAAACAGAGGGGAAGGTTGGCTATTCTATAATGAAAAACCTCATGTCTTTTGATGGAAAGCTATATCCAGTAAACCCAAAGTATGATGAGATTTCTGGGCTAAAATGTTACAAATCTGTCTTAGATATAGACGATGAGATTGACTTGGCAATAGTTGTTGTTCCCGCCCAGGCTGTTCCAAAGGTTATGGAAGAATGTGGGGAGAAAGGGGTTAAAGGGGCAGTTATAATATCTGCTGGATTTTCTGAAGTTGGAAATTATGAGTTAGAGGAAGAAGTGAAAAAAATTATAAAAAAATACAATATTGCAACAATTGGACCTAATTGCCTTGGTATAATGAATACCTATCGCAATCTAAATACAACATTTGGGAAATTATTCCCAAACAAAGGAAATATATCCATAATATCTCAAAGTGGTGCTGTATTAACAGCAATATTGGATATCTCCCCTTTATTGAACCTTGGATTCTCAAAAATCGTGAGCATTGGCAATAAAATTGACGTCCAAGAAAGTGATTTAATGGAATATTTAATGACTGATGAAACCACAGAAGTTGTGGTTTTGTATATTGAGGGGTTAAAGGATAAGAGGTTTTTGAGTGTTGCAAAAAAACTATCGAAAGTAAAGCCCATTATTGCATTAAAAAGTGGAAGAACTGAGGAGGGGGCTAAAGCAGCATCTTCCCATACTGGAAGTTTGGCAGGAAGTGATGAGATTTACTCCGCGGCGTTTAGAGAAGGGGGGATCTTAAGGGCAGATACATTTGAGGAACTTGTGAATTTAATGCACATCTTTTCAACACAACCACTAATGAAGTTCAATGAAATTGGTATTGTTACAAATGCTGGTGGCTTTGGAGTCATGGCCGCAGATATGTGCAAGAAGTATGGTGTGAAGTTGGCGAATTTTGAGGAGAAAACAAAAGAAAAACTAAAAGAAAAACTCCCAAAAACTGCAACAATAAGTAATCCACTTGATATAATAGGGGACGCAGATACAGAGAGATATAAAAATGCAGTTAGCACTTTAATGGAAGATAAAAATGTAAGTGGGTTGTTAGTTATTTTAACCCCCCAAGAGATGACGAAGCCATTGGAGGTTGCTGAAGAAATTGTGAAATTAAAAGAATATTACAGAGAGAATGGCATAAAAAAACCCATCGTAACGTCTTTTGTTGGAGGAGCTTCAATAAAGGGAGCAAAAAGTTATTTAAGAAAAAATGGCATTCCAAGTTACATAACTCCTGAGGCAGGGATCGAGGCATTATCTTACCTCTACAAATACAGCAAAATGAAAACAAAAGAAGATTGGGATGAATACTTGGAAAAAATTAGAAAAGAGTTTGAAGAAATAAAAGACAATAACAAAGAGACAATTGAAAAATTATTTACTAATTTAAATGAATATACTGCAAAGAAATTTTTGAAACTCCACGGTATTCCAGTTCCAAAAGGATACATAGCAAAGAATAAAGAAGAAGCAATAAGATATGCAAAAGAACTTGGCAGTAGATTAGTTATGAAAATTGTCTCTCCAGATATATTGCATAAGTCAGATGCTGGATGTGTAATTATTAACCCTCAAGATGTTGGGAAAGCTTATGAAACAATTATCAACAATGCAAAGAGGTACTTTGAAGATCATGGGATTGATGGAGTTATTGAGGGGGTTTTGATTGAGGAGTTTGTTGATGGATTGGAAATAATTGTTGGTGGTAAGAGGGATGAGATTTTCGGGCCTGTTGTAATGACTGGATTAGGAGGGGTATTTGTTGAGGTATTAAAAGATGTTTCATTTGGAATATATCCAATAACAAAGGAATATGCCCATGAAATGTTAAAAGAATTAAAATCCTACAAAATATTGGAAGGAGTTAGGGGAAGACCGAAGAGGGACATTAAATCCATAGTTGATTTAATTGTAAAACTTGGAGTAATGATGGAACTGTATGATGAGATAAAGGAGATTGATATGAATCCTGTGTTTGTAAAAGAAGATGGAAAAGGATGTTGTGTAGGTGATGCGTTGATAATACTGAAAAAATAG
- a CDS encoding HesB-like protein yields the protein MIPVNISEDALEFIKKKLKQANADSIVIYFAGFGURGPKFGVEIMKEPREGDELVYDGEFKIYLDKIAKEFLTEVNLILKRSFLRGEYLAVKGYGGGC from the coding sequence ATGATACCTGTTAACATATCTGAGGATGCATTGGAATTTATTAAGAAAAAATTGAAGCAGGCAAATGCCGACTCCATAGTTATATACTTTGCAGGATTCGGTTGAAGAGGGCCTAAATTTGGAGTAGAGATTATGAAAGAGCCCCGCGAAGGAGATGAACTGGTCTATGATGGTGAATTTAAGATTTACCTTGACAAGATAGCAAAAGAATTTTTAACTGAGGTAAATTTGATATTGAAGAGGTCTTTCCTTCGCGGGGAATATTTAGCAGTTAAAGGTTATGGTGGAGGGTGCTAA
- the psmA gene encoding archaeal proteasome endopeptidase complex subunit alpha yields MQMVPASAYDRAITVFSPEGRLYQVEYAREAVRRGTTAIGIKCKNGVVLAVDRRITSNLIEISSIEKIFQIDDHIAAATSGLVADARVLVDRARIEAQINRVTYGEPITVEALAKKICDIKQAYTQHGGARPFGVALLIAGIDRHSARLFETDPSGALIEYKATAIGSGRPIAMEILEKKYNENLTIEEAMELAIYVLSKTTEELKPENVDMVVIKDDEKMVERIPYEKIKELVDTVKEKIKQEKEKEKQEEENKEENGDNTEENNEKEENPQ; encoded by the coding sequence ATGCAAATGGTTCCAGCATCTGCTTATGACAGAGCAATTACAGTATTTAGCCCAGAGGGGAGGTTATACCAAGTAGAATATGCCAGAGAAGCCGTAAGAAGAGGAACTACAGCAATTGGAATAAAATGCAAAAACGGAGTAGTTTTAGCAGTGGATAGAAGAATAACAAGTAATTTAATTGAAATTAGTTCAATTGAAAAAATCTTCCAAATTGATGACCACATCGCAGCAGCAACATCAGGTTTAGTTGCAGATGCGAGAGTTTTAGTTGATAGAGCAAGAATTGAAGCACAAATAAATAGAGTTACTTATGGAGAACCGATAACTGTTGAAGCATTAGCAAAAAAAATCTGCGATATAAAGCAGGCATATACACAACATGGGGGGGCAAGACCTTTTGGTGTAGCACTTTTAATTGCTGGAATTGACAGGCACAGTGCGAGACTATTTGAAACAGACCCAAGTGGAGCTTTAATTGAATACAAAGCAACAGCAATAGGTTCTGGAAGACCAATTGCAATGGAAATTTTAGAGAAAAAGTACAATGAAAACCTAACTATTGAAGAAGCTATGGAGTTAGCCATATATGTGTTGAGTAAAACAACAGAGGAATTGAAACCTGAAAATGTGGATATGGTTGTTATAAAAGATGATGAAAAGATGGTGGAAAGAATTCCATACGAGAAAATTAAAGAATTAGTGGATACAGTTAAAGAAAAAATAAAACAGGAAAAAGAAAAGGAAAAACAGGAAGAAGAAAATAAAGAAGAAAACGGAGATAACACTGAGGAAAATAATGAAAAAGAAGAAAATCCACAATAA
- a CDS encoding ribosome assembly factor SBDS codes for MVSVDKAVIARYQSHGEKFEILVDPYLAAKLKEGQDIDISEILAIEAVYKDSGKGEKASEDALLKVFGTTDVKEIAKQIILKGHVQLTAQQRKEMQEQKKKQIISLIAKNTINPQTDTPHPPKRIEKALEEARVNIDIYKSAEEQLPRIIKELRKILPIKFEKRDVAIKIPAEFAGSAYHILHQYGTVKQEEWQSDGSLIVVIEIPSGIEAEFYAHLNKVTKGNVQTKVLKRYDL; via the coding sequence ATGGTGTCCGTAGATAAGGCTGTTATTGCAAGATACCAATCACATGGAGAAAAGTTTGAAATATTGGTAGATCCTTACTTAGCTGCAAAACTTAAGGAAGGGCAAGATATAGACATTTCCGAGATTTTAGCCATTGAGGCCGTGTATAAAGATTCTGGAAAAGGGGAAAAGGCTTCAGAAGATGCACTGCTTAAAGTTTTTGGTACAACAGATGTTAAAGAAATTGCAAAACAAATTATATTAAAGGGACATGTCCAACTTACTGCTCAACAAAGAAAAGAGATGCAAGAACAAAAAAAGAAACAAATTATATCTTTAATTGCAAAAAACACTATAAATCCACAAACTGACACACCACATCCACCTAAGAGGATTGAAAAAGCTTTGGAAGAAGCTCGTGTTAACATAGATATTTACAAGAGTGCTGAAGAACAATTGCCACGTATAATAAAAGAACTTAGAAAGATATTACCAATCAAATTTGAAAAAAGGGATGTTGCTATTAAAATCCCTGCAGAATTTGCGGGAAGTGCATATCACATACTACATCAATATGGAACTGTAAAACAAGAAGAGTGGCAATCTGACGGTTCTTTAATTGTTGTTATAGAAATTCCAAGTGGTATTGAAGCAGAGTTTTACGCTCATTTAAATAAAGTTACAAAAGGAAATGTTCAAACAAAAGTCCTAAAAAGATATGACTTATAA
- the rpl37A gene encoding 50S ribosomal protein L37Ae yields the protein MAFSHTKKVGPAGRFGARYGRKIRVRVRDVEIKAKKKYKCPVCGFQKLRRVSTSIWMCGKCGAKIAGGAYTPETGAGKVVTKAIRRVIESKKREI from the coding sequence ATGGCATTTAGTCACACAAAGAAAGTTGGGCCAGCAGGAAGATTTGGTGCAAGATACGGTAGAAAAATTAGAGTAAGAGTTAGAGATGTTGAAATAAAAGCAAAGAAAAAATACAAGTGTCCAGTTTGCGGATTCCAAAAATTAAGAAGAGTAAGTACTTCAATCTGGATGTGCGGTAAATGTGGAGCTAAAATTGCCGGAGGAGCTTACACTCCAGAAACAGGTGCAGGTAAAGTCGTTACAAAGGCAATTAGAAGAGTAATTGAAAGCAAGAAAAGAGAAATCTAA
- a CDS encoding DNA-directed RNA polymerase subunit P, with product MTEYKCINCKKVVTLDEIGSKAKCPYCSSKILIKLRPKTVKLVKAR from the coding sequence ATGACAGAGTATAAATGCATAAATTGTAAAAAAGTTGTAACTTTGGATGAAATTGGTTCAAAGGCAAAATGTCCTTACTGTAGTAGTAAAATCCTAATAAAATTAAGGCCTAAGACAGTTAAGTTAGTAAAGGCGAGGTAA